The Limnochorda sp. LNt genome includes a region encoding these proteins:
- the ilvD gene encoding dihydroxy-acid dehydratase — protein MRSDVIKRGIDRAPHRSLLRAVGLTDRDFEKPFIGIANSYVDIVPGHAHLQEFGKLVKEAVRAAGGVPFEFNTIGVDDGIAMGHVGMRYSLPSRELIADSVETMVRAHWFDGLICIPNCDKIVPGMLMAAARLNIPTVFISGGPMAAGRLDGRAVDLISVFEGVGAVQAGRISEAELRRLEAAACPGCGSCSGMFTANSMNCLCEALGVALPGNGTALALTPEREELARQAGRRIIELVEQDLKFLDIVDADAIDNAFALDMAMGGSTNTVLHTIALAHEAGIDYPLERLDQLARRVPHLCKVSPASHWHIEDVHRAGGVPAILKELARVPGVLHLDKPTVAGRSLGELVASAEVRDAEVIRPVERAYSPTGGLAVLFGNLAPDGAIIKTGAVEPGIEWHEGPAIVFDSEQEAIEGIKAGRVEAGHVVVIRYEGPRGGPGMPEMLAPTSAIVGMGLGTRVALVTDGRFSGGTRGLCVGHVSPEAAEGGPLALVQDGDPVRIDLRSRRIDVLVDDAELARRHERWQPPAPRFERGWLARYARMVTSASTGAVLRV, from the coding sequence ATGCGTAGCGACGTCATCAAGCGGGGCATCGATCGGGCGCCCCATCGCAGTCTGTTGCGGGCCGTCGGGCTCACGGACCGGGACTTCGAGAAGCCCTTCATCGGCATCGCCAACTCGTACGTCGACATCGTGCCCGGCCACGCGCACCTGCAGGAGTTCGGCAAGCTCGTCAAGGAGGCGGTACGGGCAGCCGGCGGGGTGCCCTTCGAGTTCAACACCATCGGGGTCGACGACGGCATCGCCATGGGGCACGTCGGCATGCGCTACTCCCTGCCGAGCCGGGAGCTCATCGCCGACTCCGTAGAGACCATGGTGCGGGCGCACTGGTTCGACGGGCTCATCTGCATCCCCAACTGCGACAAGATCGTGCCGGGCATGCTGATGGCGGCGGCCCGCCTCAACATCCCCACCGTCTTCATCAGCGGGGGGCCCATGGCCGCAGGACGGCTCGACGGCCGTGCCGTGGACCTGATCTCCGTCTTCGAGGGCGTGGGGGCCGTCCAGGCGGGGCGCATCAGCGAGGCGGAGCTGCGTCGCCTGGAGGCGGCGGCCTGCCCGGGGTGCGGCTCGTGCTCGGGGATGTTCACCGCCAACTCCATGAACTGCCTCTGCGAGGCGCTGGGGGTGGCCCTGCCGGGCAACGGGACGGCGCTGGCCCTGACCCCCGAGCGGGAGGAGCTGGCCCGCCAGGCCGGACGGCGTATCATCGAGCTGGTCGAGCAGGACCTCAAGTTCCTCGACATCGTGGACGCCGACGCCATCGACAACGCCTTCGCCCTGGACATGGCCATGGGGGGCAGCACCAACACGGTGCTCCACACCATCGCGCTGGCCCACGAGGCGGGCATCGACTACCCGCTCGAGCGGCTCGACCAGCTGGCGCGGCGGGTGCCGCACCTGTGCAAGGTGAGCCCCGCCTCGCACTGGCACATCGAGGACGTGCACCGGGCCGGGGGCGTCCCGGCCATCCTCAAGGAGCTGGCCCGGGTGCCGGGGGTGCTGCACCTGGATAAGCCCACGGTCGCGGGCCGCTCCCTGGGGGAGCTGGTCGCCTCGGCCGAGGTGCGGGACGCCGAGGTGATCCGCCCCGTCGAGCGGGCCTACAGCCCGACCGGCGGGCTCGCCGTCCTCTTCGGCAACCTGGCTCCCGACGGGGCCATCATCAAGACGGGTGCGGTGGAGCCCGGCATCGAGTGGCACGAGGGGCCCGCCATCGTCTTCGACAGCGAGCAGGAGGCCATCGAGGGCATCAAGGCGGGCCGGGTCGAGGCGGGTCACGTGGTGGTGATCCGCTACGAGGGGCCGCGGGGCGGACCGGGCATGCCGGAGATGCTGGCGCCGACGTCCGCCATCGTGGGGATGGGCCTGGGCACCCGGGTGGCGCTGGTGACCGACGGGCGCTTCTCGGGCGGCACGCGGGGCCTGTGCGTGGGGCATGTCTCGCCAGAGGCGGCCGAGGGCGGCCCCCTGGCCCTGGTCCAGGACGGCGATCCCGTCCGGATCGACCTCCGCAGCCGGCGCATCGACGTCCTGGTCGACGACGCGGAGCTGGCGCGTCGGCACGAGCGCTGGCAGCCTCCGGCGCCGCGCTTCGAGCGTGGCTGGCTGGCCCGCTACGCCCGCATGGTCACCTCGGCCAGCACCGGGGCGGTGCTGCGCGTTTGA
- a CDS encoding radical SAM protein: protein MGVSGVARALPDGAWSRLRDGWAEAGVGSRCLFTLDLEGRLVEAYLDGAGVRRGLDQRFLERRRDPQASGLSRRARRWLAPGEAREWVARAVETVAAAARAGHPALPVMDWEALEADARRFRQVYRPIGILPPDQYLSVVLQLTWGCWHNRCTFCTFYRDRPFEVRPLARFRQHVEEVRAFFGAGLARRHTIFLGDANALLLPTRRLAAALELAGQALPGREVYGFLDAFTGRRKRPAEWAALVRAGLRGVYIGLESGSERLVRWLEKPGTVADALATVRALKEAGVGVGIILMVGAGGRAFAEEHVRASIEVVNAMELGPGDRLYLSPLVVAPGSPYEARARADGVVPLSPREEREQAEALLSGIRLGRGARWSYYFIQEFVY, encoded by the coding sequence ATGGGAGTGAGCGGCGTGGCCCGTGCGCTGCCCGACGGTGCCTGGAGCCGCCTGCGGGACGGCTGGGCCGAGGCCGGCGTGGGCAGCCGGTGCCTGTTCACGCTGGACCTCGAGGGCCGTCTGGTGGAGGCCTACCTGGACGGCGCGGGGGTGCGGCGCGGTCTGGACCAGCGCTTCCTGGAGCGGCGTCGCGACCCGCAAGCCTCCGGGCTCTCCCGCCGGGCCCGCCGGTGGCTGGCCCCCGGCGAGGCCCGGGAGTGGGTGGCGAGGGCCGTCGAGACCGTGGCGGCAGCCGCCCGGGCCGGTCACCCGGCCCTCCCGGTCATGGACTGGGAGGCGCTCGAGGCCGATGCCCGGCGCTTCCGCCAGGTCTACCGGCCCATCGGCATCCTGCCGCCCGACCAGTATCTGTCCGTGGTGCTCCAGTTGACCTGGGGCTGCTGGCACAACCGTTGCACCTTCTGCACCTTCTACCGGGACCGGCCGTTCGAGGTACGGCCCCTGGCCCGCTTCCGCCAGCACGTGGAGGAGGTGCGGGCCTTCTTCGGGGCGGGCCTGGCTCGCCGCCACACCATCTTCCTGGGCGACGCCAACGCCTTGCTGCTCCCGACCCGCCGGCTGGCCGCCGCGCTCGAGCTGGCGGGGCAGGCGCTGCCGGGGCGCGAGGTCTACGGCTTCCTCGACGCCTTCACCGGGCGACGCAAGCGGCCTGCCGAGTGGGCGGCGCTGGTGCGCGCGGGCTTGCGCGGCGTCTACATCGGCCTCGAGTCCGGCAGCGAGCGCCTGGTGCGGTGGCTGGAGAAGCCCGGGACCGTCGCCGACGCCCTGGCCACGGTGCGGGCCCTCAAGGAGGCAGGGGTGGGCGTCGGCATCATCCTGATGGTCGGCGCAGGGGGGCGGGCCTTCGCCGAGGAGCACGTGCGGGCCAGCATCGAGGTGGTCAACGCCATGGAGCTGGGCCCCGGCGACCGTCTCTACCTGTCGCCGCTGGTGGTGGCTCCCGGATCGCCCTACGAGGCCAGGGCCCGTGCCGACGGGGTCGTGCCCCTCTCCCCACGGGAGGAGCGGGAGCAGGCCGAGGCCCTGCTCTCGGGGATCCGGCTGGGACGGGGGGCTCGCTGGTCTTACTACTTCATCCAGGAGTTCGTCTACTGA
- the thyX gene encoding FAD-dependent thymidylate synthase: MQPDQEWIREPRVTLIGITRFFKPDHIAWETDTDNPAQQLVEFAGRLCYRSFHNPSRRTNAQYIDNLLTQGHLSVIEHASASLLIEHISRACSHEIVRHRHFSYSQVSQRYVDEASARMVLPPGLAGDEEAERILGEVAQAARDAYARLVERLRARYASVPDPSLRRKVARQAARSVLPNATETALVMTGNFRAWRHFIRMRASVHADPEIRRVAVAALRILQAEAPAIFGDFEITRTPDGAEVAEPRYAWE, translated from the coding sequence GTGCAGCCGGATCAGGAGTGGATCCGGGAGCCTCGGGTGACGCTCATCGGCATCACCCGCTTCTTCAAGCCCGATCACATCGCCTGGGAGACCGACACCGACAACCCGGCCCAGCAGCTGGTGGAGTTCGCCGGGCGGCTTTGCTACCGATCCTTTCACAACCCGAGCCGGCGCACCAACGCCCAGTACATCGACAACCTCCTGACGCAGGGGCACCTGAGCGTCATCGAGCACGCCAGCGCCAGCCTCCTCATCGAGCACATCTCGCGGGCCTGCTCTCACGAGATCGTGCGACACCGCCACTTCAGCTACAGCCAGGTGAGCCAGCGCTATGTGGACGAAGCCAGCGCCCGCATGGTGCTGCCCCCGGGCCTGGCCGGCGACGAGGAGGCCGAGCGCATCCTGGGGGAGGTGGCGCAGGCGGCCCGCGACGCCTACGCGCGCCTGGTGGAGCGCCTGCGGGCTCGTTACGCCTCGGTGCCCGACCCTTCCCTGCGTCGCAAGGTGGCCCGGCAGGCCGCCCGCTCGGTGCTGCCCAACGCCACCGAGACGGCGCTGGTGATGACGGGCAACTTCCGCGCGTGGCGCCACTTCATCCGCATGAGGGCCTCCGTGCACGCCGATCCCGAGATCCGGCGGGTGGCCGTCGCCGCCCTGCGGATCCTGCAGGCCGAGGCTCCCGCGATCTTCGGTGACTTCGAGATCACGCGCACGCCCGACGGCGCCGAGGTGGCCGAGCCGCGGTACGCATGGGAGTGA
- the dxr gene encoding 1-deoxy-D-xylulose-5-phosphate reductoisomerase: MAVPHDRRATSGPKRLAVLGSTGSLGIQVLELCERFADRLQVVALAASGRRQELLGQQVRRFRPQLVAVGDATAPIGDALRDAAGAARVVHGPDGLVEAAVHPDVDLVVVLTVGMAGLAPTLAALEAGKRVALGNKEVLVAAGELLPGARLVAEGRLLPVDSEHSAVWQSLLGERHALPGGDGGGEAVTGPGAIRRLWLTASGGPFWGWSAQRLRSVTPEQALAHPTWRMGPRVTIDSATLVNKGFEIIEAHHLFGVPYPAIRVVVHRQSVVHSLVELRDGSIKAQMSLPDMRLPLLFALSHPERWEYRGPAPLFEGHAPERGPLSLTFEPLDEATEPPAIRLARRAAEAGSTYPAVLSTADEVAVEAFLAGRLAFDRILPVVQETLDGHVPARVLSLEAVRWADDWARRTARRVVEEMRQA, encoded by the coding sequence ATGGCAGTCCCGCACGATCGACGCGCCACGTCGGGCCCCAAGCGGCTGGCCGTCCTCGGCAGCACCGGTTCGCTGGGGATCCAGGTGCTGGAGCTGTGCGAGCGCTTCGCCGACCGCTTGCAGGTGGTGGCCCTGGCCGCCTCGGGGCGCCGCCAGGAGCTGCTGGGCCAGCAGGTGCGGCGCTTTCGGCCACAGCTGGTCGCGGTGGGCGACGCAACGGCCCCCATCGGCGACGCCCTGCGCGACGCCGCTGGAGCCGCCCGGGTGGTGCACGGCCCCGACGGTCTGGTGGAGGCGGCCGTCCATCCCGACGTCGACCTGGTGGTGGTGCTGACGGTGGGGATGGCCGGGCTGGCCCCGACCCTGGCCGCCCTCGAGGCCGGCAAGCGGGTGGCGCTGGGCAACAAGGAGGTGCTGGTGGCCGCCGGCGAGCTCCTGCCGGGGGCACGCCTGGTGGCAGAGGGTCGGCTCCTGCCCGTCGACTCCGAGCACTCGGCCGTCTGGCAGAGCCTGCTCGGGGAGCGACACGCCCTACCCGGCGGCGACGGCGGGGGCGAGGCGGTGACCGGGCCCGGTGCCATCCGGCGACTCTGGCTGACCGCCTCGGGCGGGCCCTTCTGGGGGTGGAGCGCGCAGCGGCTGCGGAGCGTCACGCCCGAGCAGGCGCTGGCCCATCCCACCTGGCGCATGGGCCCTCGGGTCACCATCGACTCGGCCACCCTCGTCAACAAGGGCTTCGAGATCATCGAGGCCCACCACCTCTTCGGCGTCCCCTACCCGGCCATCCGGGTGGTGGTCCACCGCCAGAGCGTGGTGCACTCCCTGGTCGAGTTGCGGGATGGGTCCATCAAGGCCCAGATGAGCCTGCCCGACATGCGGCTGCCGCTCTTGTTCGCCCTCAGCCACCCCGAGCGCTGGGAGTACCGGGGCCCGGCGCCTCTGTTCGAAGGGCACGCGCCCGAGCGGGGGCCCCTCTCCCTCACCTTCGAGCCGCTGGACGAGGCGACCGAGCCGCCCGCCATCCGGCTGGCCCGCCGCGCCGCCGAGGCCGGGAGCACCTATCCCGCCGTCCTGTCCACGGCCGACGAGGTGGCGGTGGAGGCGTTCCTGGCGGGTCGGCTCGCCTTCGACCGGATCCTGCCGGTGGTGCAGGAGACGTTGGATGGGCACGTGCCGGCTCGCGTCCTCTCCCTCGAGGCCGTGCGATGGGCGGACGACTGGGCACGCCGCACGGCTCGCCGGGTCGTGGAGGAGATGCGCCAGGCCTAG
- the htpX gene encoding zinc metalloprotease HtpX gives MARPLRVAADAGLTARMLLTMVLLGAVYLFFVSVMLAYGVDITFVAVFVGIMLLAQYYLSDKLVLWSTGAREVSPSEAPELHDMVGRLAALADLPKPRVAIVPTDVPNAFATGRNPNNAVVAVTSGLMRRLSKPEIEAVLAHEITHVKNRDVAVITIASFFATVAAFLTRQLMWLGYWGVPMGGDRRDERGGGAYAWVIIYLVSLVVYFVSYLLIQALSRYREYAADRGAAYLTGAPSNLASALMKISGVMERIPAQDLRQAEALNAFFIVPALRGSSIAELFSTHPSLEKRLAYLRKLELELAGR, from the coding sequence ATGGCCCGACCCCTGCGTGTGGCAGCCGACGCCGGTCTCACGGCTCGCATGCTGTTGACCATGGTGCTGCTGGGGGCTGTCTACCTCTTCTTCGTCAGCGTGATGCTGGCTTACGGCGTCGACATCACCTTCGTCGCGGTGTTCGTCGGCATCATGCTGCTGGCCCAGTACTACCTCTCCGACAAGCTCGTGCTCTGGTCCACCGGCGCACGTGAGGTGAGCCCATCGGAGGCGCCGGAGCTCCACGACATGGTGGGGCGGCTGGCCGCCCTGGCCGACCTGCCCAAGCCCCGCGTGGCCATCGTGCCCACCGACGTGCCCAACGCCTTCGCGACGGGCCGCAATCCCAACAACGCCGTGGTGGCCGTCACCAGCGGCCTCATGCGCCGGCTCAGCAAGCCGGAGATCGAGGCGGTGCTGGCCCACGAGATCACCCACGTCAAGAACCGTGATGTCGCCGTCATCACCATCGCCAGCTTCTTCGCCACGGTGGCGGCCTTCCTGACGCGGCAGCTGATGTGGCTGGGCTACTGGGGGGTCCCCATGGGGGGCGACCGTCGCGACGAGCGAGGAGGCGGTGCCTACGCCTGGGTCATCATCTACCTGGTCTCGCTCGTGGTCTACTTCGTCAGCTACCTGCTCATCCAGGCCCTCTCCCGATACCGCGAGTACGCGGCGGACCGTGGGGCGGCGTACCTGACCGGGGCGCCCTCCAACCTCGCCTCCGCCCTGATGAAGATCAGCGGGGTCATGGAGCGGATCCCGGCGCAGGACCTGCGCCAGGCCGAGGCGCTCAACGCCTTCTTCATCGTGCCGGCGCTGCGGGGCAGCA